In Nocardioides cavernae, a single genomic region encodes these proteins:
- a CDS encoding AAA family ATPase, with the protein MSNIFSSVRVPSWGALELVVKAMDGDAAEFHELWLATGRPATSTPEVRIAGRRDELVAVRRHLDHGTGLLLVTGEAGIGKTALVAAAAAGAEAFVTTGACRPLSAEVPLLPVADLLRRVRTEHLAWFDDAMAAGPAYLSDALAQLLPELATADTVAAVSEDWARHRAFHAVGALLSALRERRPLAVVVEDVHWADAATLDVLELLGTHRCPLVVTVRTEDPDVGEAFADWLTRARRLPGAVGLALGPLTLAETTQQLALLAGDDLAPGEVARIHARSLGQPLFTEQLALHPDDQPLPELLADLLLRRLRGLSETAWSVARALGVADRPLLPQQLEEITEVDIGVGLRELDARRLLGPADGLEVHLRHPLVADAIRRHLVPGEAPDVHRRVARVLACMPDPPAAEIAEHWGAAGACREELGWRIAAARAASAGRAVESAASQWRCVLELWPADLREAGDPPLARAAAYASALDAIARVDFAEATSLVDDALAAAADAAPEHAAGIIRRVGDYRHWQAQPAVALELNARAVDMYAQLTPSRDHVDALTSLASAYESLGRFRECAEIGVRAVAEARRVGIPSVLKEALVRRAWDQGLAGDGSGARASIDELSAITIDPEDPYCEIEVAVGVTDMLLMSGAPAEELLDVARTALALADAWGLHQWMDAILRSNLAEALIAQGSPQRAWDLVAQFTEGDPEQQRWPLYEQRAVLDLMRGRADDADRRITMAGEGPAPTGGLAFRLFHHSVAATIELWTGRPAAAAERVLAVLRTGEGTEEPAMLAPVLVLAARAAADLRDPVLGTELRDLRGRLTGDPFAPHPHLARPVAEGATWSAELARLEGAGTVDIWVVAAGTWDGLRRPYDAAYCRWRAAQVAQATGQGTMAGRLLKRAAADARGHVPLSDAVRRAADAVGSRAAPV; encoded by the coding sequence GTGTCCAACATCTTCTCGTCCGTCCGAGTGCCGTCGTGGGGCGCGCTCGAGCTCGTGGTGAAGGCGATGGACGGGGATGCCGCGGAGTTCCACGAGCTGTGGCTCGCGACCGGCCGCCCTGCGACGTCGACCCCGGAAGTGCGGATAGCCGGCCGCCGCGACGAGCTCGTGGCCGTGCGCCGCCACCTCGACCACGGCACGGGCCTGTTGCTGGTCACTGGAGAGGCGGGAATCGGCAAGACCGCACTCGTTGCGGCGGCGGCCGCCGGTGCGGAGGCATTCGTGACGACAGGCGCCTGCCGGCCGCTGTCGGCGGAGGTGCCCCTGCTGCCTGTGGCAGATCTGCTTCGCCGGGTGCGCACCGAGCACCTCGCATGGTTCGACGACGCGATGGCAGCAGGGCCGGCGTACCTCTCGGACGCCCTCGCGCAGCTCCTGCCCGAGCTGGCGACCGCGGACACCGTCGCGGCCGTGAGCGAGGACTGGGCCCGGCACCGCGCCTTCCACGCGGTCGGCGCGCTGCTGTCCGCGCTACGCGAGCGTCGCCCGCTAGCCGTCGTCGTCGAGGACGTGCACTGGGCCGACGCCGCGACGCTCGACGTGCTCGAGCTGCTGGGGACCCACCGGTGCCCGCTCGTGGTGACCGTGCGGACCGAGGACCCGGACGTCGGGGAGGCGTTCGCCGACTGGCTGACGCGCGCCCGCCGCCTGCCCGGCGCGGTCGGCCTGGCACTTGGCCCGCTGACGCTCGCCGAGACGACCCAGCAGCTCGCGCTCCTTGCGGGTGACGACCTGGCACCGGGCGAAGTGGCGAGGATCCACGCACGCAGCCTCGGCCAGCCGCTGTTCACCGAGCAGTTGGCTCTGCATCCCGACGACCAGCCCCTGCCCGAGCTGCTGGCGGACCTCCTGCTCCGCCGCCTGCGTGGTCTCAGCGAAACGGCATGGTCCGTGGCACGGGCCCTCGGTGTCGCAGACCGGCCGCTGCTGCCCCAGCAGCTGGAGGAGATAACGGAGGTCGACATCGGCGTCGGGCTGCGTGAGCTGGACGCCCGGCGGCTGCTCGGCCCGGCTGACGGACTGGAGGTGCACCTGCGGCACCCGCTCGTGGCCGACGCGATCCGCCGGCACCTCGTGCCGGGCGAGGCCCCGGACGTGCACCGGCGAGTGGCCAGGGTCCTGGCCTGTATGCCGGATCCACCGGCTGCCGAGATCGCTGAGCACTGGGGCGCTGCCGGCGCCTGCCGGGAGGAGCTCGGCTGGCGCATAGCCGCCGCGAGGGCCGCCTCGGCCGGGCGGGCGGTCGAGTCCGCTGCCAGTCAGTGGCGGTGCGTGCTCGAGCTCTGGCCTGCCGACCTCCGAGAAGCGGGAGATCCTCCGCTCGCCCGCGCCGCAGCGTATGCCTCCGCCCTCGATGCCATCGCGCGCGTCGACTTCGCCGAGGCGACCTCCCTGGTTGACGACGCGCTCGCCGCCGCTGCGGATGCCGCTCCCGAGCACGCGGCGGGAATCATCCGACGCGTGGGCGACTACCGCCACTGGCAGGCGCAGCCCGCCGTGGCGCTCGAGCTCAACGCGCGAGCCGTGGACATGTACGCACAGCTGACGCCCTCGCGCGACCATGTCGATGCCCTGACGTCGCTGGCAAGCGCGTACGAATCTCTCGGTCGCTTCCGCGAGTGCGCCGAGATCGGGGTCCGTGCCGTGGCCGAGGCGCGGCGTGTGGGGATCCCGTCGGTCCTGAAGGAGGCACTCGTGCGACGCGCGTGGGACCAGGGGCTCGCGGGCGACGGATCCGGCGCTCGGGCGAGCATCGACGAGCTGAGCGCCATCACGATCGATCCCGAGGATCCCTACTGCGAGATCGAGGTCGCGGTGGGCGTGACGGACATGTTGCTGATGAGCGGAGCGCCGGCCGAGGAGCTCCTCGATGTCGCCCGGACCGCGCTCGCCCTCGCCGACGCTTGGGGTCTCCACCAGTGGATGGATGCGATCCTGCGCAGCAACCTCGCCGAGGCCCTCATCGCGCAGGGTTCCCCGCAGCGCGCCTGGGACCTTGTCGCCCAGTTCACCGAGGGCGATCCCGAGCAGCAGCGCTGGCCGCTGTACGAGCAGCGTGCGGTGCTCGACTTGATGCGCGGCCGTGCAGATGACGCCGACCGGCGCATCACGATGGCGGGGGAGGGGCCAGCGCCGACGGGGGGTCTCGCGTTCAGGCTCTTTCACCACTCCGTCGCCGCCACGATCGAGCTCTGGACGGGTCGACCCGCCGCGGCCGCGGAGCGGGTGCTCGCCGTGCTGCGGACGGGCGAGGGGACGGAGGAGCCGGCCATGCTCGCCCCGGTGCTGGTCCTGGCCGCGCGCGCAGCCGCAGACCTGCGCGACCCGGTCCTCGGCACCGAGCTGCGTGACCTGCGTGGCCGACTGACCGGCGACCCGTTCGCGCCCCACCCCCATCTCGCCAGGCCCGTGGCGGAGGGTGCCACCTGGTCGGCTGAGCTGGCCAGGCTCGAGGGTGCCGGGACCGTGGACATTTGGGTGGTGGCCGCGGGGACCTGGGACGGGCTCAGACGCCCCTATGACGCGGCGTACTGCCGCTGGCGGGCAGCTCAGGTGGCCCAGGCGACCGGGCAGGGCACGATGGCAGGTCGGCTGCTGAAGCGCGCCGCTGCCGACGCCCGTGGACACGTTCCGCTGTCCGACGCGGTCCGGCGAGCCGCAGATGCAGTCGGGAGTCGGGCCGCGCCCGTCTAG
- a CDS encoding acyl-CoA thioesterase, translated as MRLVQANDLGDGLEPVHRFPRRAVGATYERPLVDGQEYVVELGVDRLGTTSLTWTWRVLTGTEVAVTGSHTVVHVDESGRPAPVPDTLREAVAERG; from the coding sequence GTGCGGCTGGTCCAGGCCAATGATCTCGGTGATGGGCTGGAGCCGGTCCACAGGTTCCCGCGGCGTGCCGTCGGCGCGACGTACGAGCGGCCTCTCGTCGACGGGCAGGAGTACGTCGTCGAGCTGGGCGTCGATCGGCTCGGCACGACCTCGCTCACCTGGACGTGGCGGGTCCTGACCGGCACCGAGGTCGCAGTGACGGGCTCCCACACCGTGGTGCACGTCGACGAGAGCGGACGCCCGGCCCCCGTCCCGGACACCCTGCGGGAGGCGGTGGCCGAGCGGGGCTGA
- a CDS encoding DUF2218 domain-containing protein, whose amino-acid sequence MSKHGTMATDRPERYAKQLAGHWSAKATVTEDGDTRTLVMAGGQTVVLRPVEGALEIEASVPADGELDVDRWAQVVADHLQRFGQRDELEVVWA is encoded by the coding sequence ATGAGCAAGCACGGAACCATGGCCACCGACCGTCCCGAGCGCTACGCCAAGCAGCTGGCCGGGCACTGGTCGGCGAAGGCGACCGTCACCGAGGACGGGGACACGCGAACGCTCGTCATGGCCGGCGGCCAGACCGTGGTCCTCCGCCCCGTCGAGGGTGCCCTCGAGATCGAGGCGAGCGTGCCCGCCGACGGTGAGCTCGACGTGGACCGCTGGGCCCAGGTGGTCGCCGACCACCTCCAGCGATTCGGCCAGCGCGACGAGCTCGAGGTCGTCTGGGCCTGA
- a CDS encoding elongation factor G, producing the protein MSRESGGVAGQAGPVAIRPEAVRNVLVVGPAGAGKTTLVERLLVTAGVLNRAGSTEDGTTVCDFEEVEHRQRRSVGLALAPLVHGGVKVNLLDAPGYVDFVGEVRAGLRAADCALFVVAANEGVDEQTRTLWRECADVAMPRAVVVTKVDHARADVDGVVAQARDAFGERVLPVYLREGGRLVGLITGDHGHDAQRAALVEGIIEESEDETLMERYVGGEVIEAKLLLADLELAVARGSLHPVVPVDSTSGVGAGELLDLMVSAFPSPLEHPLPKVFTPAGRPGPEIACDPSGPLVAEVIKTTTDPYLGRVSLVRVFSGTVLPDATVHVSGHRSAWTGAAPPDSSHPDHDEDERIGSLSVPLGKSQRTAPAVVAGDLCAIGRLSRAETSDTLADVDTPLVLEPWQVPHPQLPVAIQVRTKSAEDKLGPGLQRLAAEDPTLRVEHNEETHQVVLWTMGEAHADVLLDRLAGRYGVDVDEVEVQVPMRETFVRPATGHGRHVKQSGGHGQYAVCSIEVEPLPQGGGFEFVDRVVGGAVPRQFIPSVEKGIRSQMRDGVVNGCPAVDLRVTLTDGKAHSVDSSDMAFQTAGGLALRDAATRGGTCLLEPVDEVEVLVADALVGTIMGDLSARRGKVLGSEPAREPGMVVVRAHVPQLELRRYAAELRALAHGSASFTRAFARYERVPDQVSAILPPR; encoded by the coding sequence GTGAGCAGAGAGTCCGGCGGTGTTGCCGGCCAGGCTGGCCCGGTCGCGATCAGGCCGGAGGCGGTCCGCAACGTCCTGGTCGTGGGTCCGGCGGGTGCGGGGAAGACCACCCTCGTCGAGCGGCTGCTGGTCACGGCCGGGGTGCTGAACAGGGCCGGCAGCACCGAGGACGGCACGACCGTGTGCGACTTCGAGGAGGTCGAGCACCGGCAACGACGCTCCGTGGGGCTCGCCCTCGCGCCGCTGGTGCACGGCGGCGTGAAGGTCAACCTGCTGGACGCCCCCGGGTACGTCGACTTCGTGGGCGAGGTGCGAGCGGGCCTCCGCGCTGCGGACTGCGCGCTGTTCGTCGTCGCCGCGAACGAGGGGGTCGATGAGCAGACCCGGACACTCTGGCGTGAGTGCGCCGACGTGGCCATGCCGCGGGCGGTGGTCGTCACCAAGGTCGACCACGCCCGCGCGGACGTCGACGGCGTCGTGGCGCAGGCGCGCGATGCCTTCGGCGAGCGGGTCCTGCCCGTCTACCTCCGGGAGGGCGGGCGTCTCGTCGGCCTGATCACCGGGGACCATGGCCACGACGCGCAGCGAGCAGCGCTCGTCGAAGGCATCATCGAGGAGTCCGAGGACGAGACGCTGATGGAGCGCTACGTCGGTGGCGAGGTGATCGAGGCCAAGCTCCTCCTCGCGGACCTGGAGCTCGCCGTCGCCCGGGGGTCGCTGCACCCCGTCGTCCCGGTCGACTCGACCAGTGGCGTGGGGGCCGGCGAGCTGCTGGACCTCATGGTGTCCGCGTTCCCGTCACCGCTCGAGCACCCGCTGCCGAAGGTCTTCACACCGGCGGGTCGACCGGGCCCGGAGATCGCGTGCGACCCGTCCGGTCCGCTGGTCGCGGAGGTCATCAAGACGACCACCGACCCGTACCTCGGGCGCGTCAGCCTGGTCCGCGTCTTCTCGGGGACCGTGCTGCCGGACGCCACGGTGCACGTGTCCGGGCACCGCTCGGCGTGGACGGGTGCGGCCCCCCCGGACTCCAGCCACCCGGACCATGACGAGGACGAGCGGATCGGGTCCCTCTCCGTGCCGCTGGGCAAGTCCCAGCGCACCGCCCCGGCCGTGGTCGCGGGCGACCTGTGCGCCATCGGACGGCTGAGCCGGGCCGAGACCAGTGACACCCTCGCCGACGTCGACACGCCGCTCGTGCTCGAGCCCTGGCAGGTTCCCCACCCACAGCTGCCGGTGGCGATCCAGGTCCGCACGAAGAGCGCCGAGGACAAGCTCGGCCCGGGACTCCAGAGGCTCGCCGCCGAAGACCCCACCCTTCGCGTCGAGCACAACGAGGAGACCCACCAGGTCGTGCTGTGGACGATGGGGGAGGCCCACGCAGACGTGCTGCTCGACCGGCTCGCCGGCCGCTACGGCGTGGACGTCGACGAGGTCGAGGTCCAGGTGCCGATGCGGGAGACGTTCGTCCGCCCGGCCACCGGTCACGGCCGGCACGTCAAGCAGAGCGGCGGACACGGGCAGTACGCCGTGTGCAGCATCGAGGTCGAGCCGCTCCCGCAGGGCGGTGGGTTCGAGTTCGTCGACCGCGTCGTGGGAGGCGCGGTGCCCCGGCAGTTCATCCCCTCGGTCGAGAAGGGGATCCGATCGCAGATGAGGGACGGGGTCGTGAACGGCTGTCCGGCGGTCGACCTCAGGGTGACCCTGACCGACGGCAAGGCCCACAGCGTGGACTCCTCCGACATGGCGTTCCAGACGGCCGGGGGGCTGGCGCTGCGCGACGCGGCGACGCGTGGCGGGACGTGCCTCCTCGAGCCGGTCGACGAGGTGGAGGTGCTCGTCGCGGACGCCCTGGTCGGCACCATCATGGGTGACCTGTCCGCGCGTCGGGGCAAGGTCCTCGGCAGCGAGCCGGCCCGCGAGCCGGGCATGGTCGTGGTCAGGGCCCACGTGCCCCAGCTGGAGCTCCGCCGGTACGCCGCCGAGCTGCGCGCCCTCGCCCACGGCTCGGCGTCGTTCACCCGGGCGTTCGCTCGCTACGAGCGGGTCCCCGACCAGGTCTCGGCCATCCTTCCGCCCCGGTGA
- a CDS encoding bifunctional sugar phosphate isomerase/epimerase/4-hydroxyphenylpyruvate dioxygenase family protein: MRTSIATVCLSGTLTDKLHAAAEAGFDGVEIFEPDLVASPASPEEIVALAGRLGISLDLYQPFRDAEGVTEDEFETVLRRARAKFVLMQRLGIETMLVCSNVGTATIDDDAVSADQLRRMGEAAAEHGVRIAFEALAWGRYVDDYRRAWRIVELADHEAVGVCLDSFHILSRGHDPAAIEEIPGGKVFFLQLADAPALSMDVLSWSRHHRLFPGEGAFDLGSFLTHVLRTGYDGPLSLEVFNDVFRQTEVGRTARQARRSLTWLEDLVGSRPLPPVAEPTGFDFVEVRAEDTGEVDVLLGQLGLTFRGRHRSKDARLWADGPARIVCNEQHARDRTPSLAAVGFQVADPAVSAARARALQAPTVYRRTLATEQELPAFRAPDGTEVFLGSGSGGEATWAPEFEGGRTSGAALLTGIDHVNLAEPWQCFDEAVLFYSSVLGLRVDVSQEVPSPHGLVRSQVVRSASGACRLALNVAPLVWDASSGFPQHVAFSTDDVAAVARRAVERGLVPLAIPQNYYDDLVARFDLSRAEVREMAELGLLHDRDGAGTFTHFYTATVGEVFFEVVQRVDGYDGYGAPNAGVRLAAQDPDR, encoded by the coding sequence ATGCGCACGTCGATCGCGACGGTCTGTCTCAGCGGCACCCTGACCGACAAGCTCCACGCCGCTGCCGAGGCCGGCTTCGACGGGGTCGAGATCTTCGAGCCCGACCTGGTCGCCTCACCGGCGAGCCCTGAGGAGATCGTGGCGCTGGCGGGTCGGTTGGGGATCTCGCTCGACCTGTACCAGCCGTTCCGGGACGCAGAAGGCGTCACCGAGGACGAGTTCGAGACGGTGCTGCGGCGGGCCCGGGCGAAGTTCGTCCTGATGCAGCGACTGGGCATCGAGACGATGCTCGTGTGCAGCAACGTCGGGACCGCGACGATCGACGACGACGCCGTGTCGGCCGACCAGCTGCGACGCATGGGGGAGGCGGCTGCCGAGCACGGTGTGCGGATCGCCTTCGAGGCGTTGGCCTGGGGCCGGTACGTCGACGACTACCGTCGGGCGTGGCGCATCGTCGAGCTCGCCGACCACGAGGCCGTCGGGGTCTGCCTCGACAGCTTCCACATCCTGTCCCGTGGCCACGACCCGGCCGCGATCGAGGAGATACCGGGCGGCAAGGTGTTCTTCCTGCAGCTCGCGGACGCTCCGGCGCTGAGCATGGACGTGCTGTCGTGGTCGCGCCACCACCGCCTGTTCCCGGGGGAAGGAGCCTTCGACCTCGGGTCGTTCCTCACCCACGTGCTGCGCACGGGGTACGACGGACCGCTGTCGCTGGAGGTATTCAACGACGTGTTCCGGCAGACCGAGGTCGGGCGGACCGCGCGCCAGGCGCGCCGGTCCCTCACCTGGCTCGAGGACCTGGTCGGCAGCCGGCCGTTGCCTCCGGTCGCCGAGCCGACCGGCTTCGACTTCGTCGAGGTGCGGGCGGAGGACACCGGCGAGGTCGACGTCCTCCTCGGACAGCTCGGCCTCACCTTCCGGGGCCGACACCGGAGCAAGGACGCACGGCTGTGGGCCGACGGGCCCGCGCGGATCGTCTGCAACGAGCAGCACGCCCGGGACCGGACGCCGTCGCTCGCCGCCGTCGGGTTCCAGGTGGCTGACCCGGCCGTCTCGGCCGCCCGCGCACGCGCCCTCCAGGCACCGACCGTCTACCGCAGGACGCTCGCCACCGAGCAGGAGCTCCCGGCCTTCCGGGCACCGGACGGCACGGAGGTCTTCCTCGGCTCGGGCTCCGGGGGAGAGGCCACGTGGGCGCCGGAGTTCGAGGGCGGCCGGACGTCTGGAGCCGCGCTCCTGACCGGGATCGACCACGTCAACCTGGCCGAGCCGTGGCAGTGCTTCGACGAGGCGGTCCTCTTCTACAGCAGCGTCCTGGGGCTGCGAGTGGACGTGAGCCAGGAAGTGCCCTCCCCCCACGGGCTCGTTCGCAGCCAGGTCGTGCGGTCGGCCTCCGGCGCCTGCCGGCTCGCCCTCAACGTCGCACCGCTGGTGTGGGACGCGTCCTCGGGCTTCCCGCAGCACGTGGCGTTCTCGACCGACGACGTCGCCGCCGTTGCCAGACGGGCGGTCGAACGCGGCCTGGTGCCGCTGGCCATCCCGCAGAACTACTACGACGACCTCGTCGCCCGGTTCGACCTCTCGAGAGCCGAGGTCCGGGAGATGGCCGAGCTCGGCCTCCTCCACGACCGTGACGGGGCGGGCACCTTCACGCACTTCTACACCGCCACGGTCGGTGAGGTGTTCTTCGAGGTGGTGCAGCGCGTCGACGGCTACGACGGTTACGGCGCTCCCAACGCCGGCGTACGCCTTGCGGCCCAGGACCCGGATCGCTGA
- a CDS encoding phosphotriesterase family protein — MTERTVETFRGPVSTDDLGTTLIHEHVFVGHPELDVDFPHPEWDEDVAIETAVQGLERLWDLGVRTVVDLTVLGIGRDVARVAKVADRVRVHLVASTGYYAADVLPAYFSTHGPGRLVGGPDPLLELFLRDIQVGIAGTGVRAGMLKVVTDRSGITPDVRRVMEAAATAQRRTGVPITTHTHAPSRNGLEQLAFFREHGVAPERLVIGHCGDSEDLDYLRELMDAGASTGMDRFGMEHVLPDDVRVATVLALLREGYADRMVLSHDAAYFSRVTPPSWRVANVPHWNLENISRRILPRLHDGGATDEQIHQLMVLNPARLLTPSTPEEP; from the coding sequence GTGACCGAGCGGACGGTGGAGACCTTCCGGGGGCCGGTGTCGACCGACGACCTCGGCACGACGCTCATCCACGAGCACGTGTTCGTGGGCCATCCCGAGCTGGATGTGGACTTCCCCCACCCCGAGTGGGACGAGGACGTCGCGATCGAGACGGCGGTCCAGGGGCTGGAGCGGCTGTGGGACCTCGGGGTCCGCACCGTCGTCGACCTGACCGTCCTGGGCATCGGTCGCGACGTCGCCCGCGTTGCGAAGGTGGCCGATCGGGTCCGCGTGCACCTGGTCGCCTCGACCGGCTACTACGCGGCCGACGTCCTGCCGGCGTACTTCTCGACGCACGGGCCGGGCCGCCTGGTCGGGGGACCGGACCCGCTGCTCGAGCTGTTCCTGCGCGACATCCAGGTGGGGATCGCGGGCACCGGTGTACGGGCCGGCATGCTCAAGGTGGTCACCGACCGCTCGGGCATCACCCCCGACGTACGCCGGGTGATGGAGGCGGCAGCAACCGCGCAGCGGCGCACCGGCGTCCCGATCACGACCCACACCCACGCGCCGTCGCGCAACGGGCTCGAGCAGCTCGCCTTCTTCCGGGAGCACGGCGTCGCACCCGAGCGGCTGGTCATCGGGCACTGCGGCGACAGCGAGGACCTGGACTACCTGCGCGAGCTGATGGACGCCGGCGCGAGCACCGGGATGGACCGCTTCGGGATGGAGCACGTGCTCCCCGACGACGTACGCGTGGCGACCGTCCTCGCGCTGCTGCGGGAGGGGTACGCCGACCGCATGGTCCTCTCCCACGACGCGGCGTACTTCAGCCGCGTCACGCCCCCGTCGTGGCGCGTGGCGAACGTGCCGCACTGGAACCTCGAGAACATCTCCCGGCGGATCCTTCCCCGGCTGCATGACGGAGGCGCGACCGACGAGCAGATCCACCAGCTGATGGTGCTCAACCCGGCGCGGCTGCTCACCCCCTCGACCCCTGAGGAGCCGTGA
- a CDS encoding DctP family TRAP transporter solute-binding subunit, whose amino-acid sequence MAPRTKGRSAALAACVVALPMFLAACGGDDEGGGAGESGGDVTLQLAHSYTEDQPQHRCGAQVIADEVEKADVGMSIEVFSSSQLGADADRIASVVSGDIDMDIQGASALGAVYEQVSVLDAAYAFDDSDHLARYFDGDAAGELLQGFEDETGVHTLGAWSAGMREFTANEPIREPGDLDGLRMRFPNSPQFLMNAKALGADATEVAYEELFLALQQGTVDGQENPITNIAASSLQDVQDYISMSDHQANSNLVIIGGDSWSGLSSEQQDALAAAVETAEEKVPECVAEDEEATIAEWEESGDMEVVDDVDVEAFRSQADDYLRDNFDEEQLAVYEGIRGEAE is encoded by the coding sequence ATGGCACCTCGAACGAAGGGAAGGAGCGCGGCCCTCGCAGCCTGCGTCGTCGCGCTACCGATGTTCCTCGCCGCCTGCGGTGGCGACGACGAAGGCGGCGGAGCCGGGGAGTCCGGCGGGGACGTCACTCTGCAGCTCGCCCACAGCTACACCGAGGACCAGCCGCAGCACCGCTGCGGGGCGCAGGTCATCGCAGACGAGGTCGAGAAGGCCGACGTCGGGATGTCGATCGAGGTCTTCTCCTCGAGCCAGCTCGGAGCGGACGCCGACCGGATCGCGTCGGTCGTCTCCGGCGACATCGACATGGACATCCAGGGCGCATCCGCACTGGGCGCGGTCTACGAGCAGGTGTCCGTGCTGGACGCGGCGTACGCCTTCGACGACAGCGACCACCTCGCTCGCTACTTCGACGGCGACGCCGCCGGCGAGCTGCTGCAGGGATTCGAGGACGAGACCGGCGTGCACACCCTGGGCGCCTGGTCTGCCGGCATGCGTGAGTTCACCGCCAACGAGCCCATCCGCGAGCCCGGTGACCTCGACGGCCTGCGGATGCGCTTCCCCAACTCCCCGCAGTTCCTCATGAACGCCAAGGCGCTGGGCGCCGACGCGACCGAGGTGGCCTACGAGGAGCTGTTCCTCGCCCTCCAGCAGGGCACGGTCGACGGGCAGGAGAACCCGATCACCAACATCGCTGCCAGCAGCCTCCAGGACGTCCAGGACTACATCTCGATGTCGGACCACCAGGCGAACTCCAACCTGGTGATCATCGGGGGCGACTCGTGGTCGGGCCTCAGCTCCGAGCAGCAGGATGCCCTCGCGGCTGCGGTGGAGACGGCGGAGGAGAAGGTCCCGGAGTGTGTGGCCGAGGACGAGGAGGCCACGATCGCGGAGTGGGAGGAGAGCGGCGACATGGAGGTCGTCGACGACGTCGACGTCGAGGCCTTCCGCAGCCAGGCCGACGACTACCTGCGTGACAACTTCGACGAGGAGCAGCTCGCGGTCTACGAAGGCATTCGCGGCGAGGCCGAGTGA
- a CDS encoding shikimate dehydrogenase, whose protein sequence is MSAPDRRSWLAGLIGQGVGPSLTPEMHEREAERQGLRYVYKVIEQAGGAVDAAHLEHLLGAAIELGYDGLNITHPVKQAMVPLVDETAPAVRAIGALNTIVIRDGRTTGHNTDVTGFKRSFTDGLPDVDRDRVVLLGAGGAGTAVAHALVDLGVRRLLVVDLDHERADQLAASLDDRSTDIEIVQPTAGWLRAAVGMATGLVNASPMGMAAHPGSPVPAEVLRPSLWVADIVYRPLHTTLLDAAAAAGCTVLTGAGMAVHQAADAFELITGRPADRAAMLRDFDELVATETSRSRNTTEKRNR, encoded by the coding sequence GTGAGCGCGCCGGACCGGCGTTCGTGGCTCGCCGGCCTCATCGGGCAGGGCGTCGGACCGTCGCTGACGCCCGAGATGCACGAGCGGGAGGCCGAGCGCCAGGGCCTGCGCTACGTCTACAAGGTCATCGAGCAGGCCGGCGGAGCGGTGGACGCCGCCCACCTCGAGCACCTCCTCGGCGCCGCGATCGAGCTGGGCTACGACGGTCTCAACATCACCCACCCGGTGAAGCAGGCGATGGTGCCGCTCGTCGACGAGACGGCTCCCGCGGTCCGGGCGATCGGCGCGCTCAACACGATCGTCATCCGCGACGGGCGGACGACGGGGCACAACACCGACGTCACCGGCTTCAAGAGGTCCTTCACCGACGGGCTGCCGGACGTCGACCGCGACCGCGTGGTCCTGCTCGGCGCCGGCGGGGCCGGCACGGCGGTGGCACACGCGCTCGTCGACCTGGGCGTACGCCGGCTCCTCGTCGTGGACCTCGACCACGAGCGTGCTGACCAGCTCGCGGCCTCACTGGACGACCGCTCGACCGACATCGAGATCGTGCAGCCGACCGCGGGCTGGCTGCGGGCGGCTGTCGGCATGGCCACGGGTCTGGTCAACGCCAGCCCCATGGGCATGGCCGCCCACCCCGGGTCGCCGGTCCCGGCCGAGGTGCTCCGACCGTCGCTGTGGGTGGCCGACATCGTCTACCGCCCGCTCCACACGACTCTCCTGGACGCCGCCGCGGCGGCCGGGTGCACCGTCCTGACGGGCGCGGGGATGGCCGTGCACCAGGCCGCCGACGCCTTCGAGCTGATCACCGGCCGGCCCGCCGACCGCGCCGCGATGCTGCGCGACTTCGACGAGCTCGTCGCGACCGAGACGAGCCGCTCTCGGAACACCACTGAGAAAAGGAATCGATGA